A portion of the Oncorhynchus gorbuscha isolate QuinsamMale2020 ecotype Even-year linkage group LG19, OgorEven_v1.0, whole genome shotgun sequence genome contains these proteins:
- the mboat7 gene encoding lysophospholipid acyltransferase 7, producing the protein MSPDELVYLGILAASIPIGFLFRYPSPPVKQGAALLLGLSITIATCQVHALHSLVTVLGTWIIIKSSWRSAPALSLAWTFLYLLFFRLVTWFGLPPPTPFANAIQLLLTLKMVSLANEVQSFHLEKKQEVSSFSKSPVVGGLSQEPSLYDMIAYSYCYVGIMTGPFFRFQTYVDWLRQPSSLDLPGWVPCMLRLRLVPVYGALFLTANMYFPLAYVRTEEFLEHHFFFRLFYMTVVFFVFRMRFYAAWCGAEAGCISAGLGCYPEGALSKPGGGPTVNYSPDPESPVVYDFKTIQNIDPYNTDFCVKVRHGMRYWNMTVQWWLHHYIYPNSPFKAYALKAGWTMFISAYWHGLHAGYYLSFLTIPLCIAAESAMEASVRAKLGPRGQSAFDWVHWFLKMRAYDYMCMGFVLLKASDTVHYWTSIYFIIHIIALACILFGRLMKGGKRERKKSEKEEKIEGEKKEVKQEDVREKTE; encoded by the exons ATGTCTCCTGATGAGCTGGTCTACTTGGGAATTCTCGCTGCTTCCATCCCCATCGGGTTCCTATTCCGGTATCCGA GTCCTCCAGTGAAGCAGGGGGCAGCGTTGCTCTTGGGCCTCTCGATCACCATAGCAACCTGCCAGGTCCATGCCCTCCACTCGCTTGTGACAGTGCTTGGAACATGGATCATCATCAAGAGCAGCTGGCG GAGtgccccagctctctctctggcctggaccttcctctacctcctcttcttcAGACTGGTCACATGGTTCGGCCTGCCACCGCCAACACCCTTTGCCAACGCCATCCAGCTACTCCTCACTCTGAAG ATGGTCAGTCTGGCCAATGAGGTGCAGAGTTTTCACCTGGAGAAGAAACAGGAAGTGAGCTCATTCTCTAAGTCTCCTGTGGTTGGTGGACTGTCCCAAGAGCCTTCCCTCTATGATATGATAGCCTATAGCTACTGCTATGTGGGTATAATGACAG GCCCGTTCTTCCGGTTCCAAACCTATGTGGACTGGCTGAGGCAGCCCAGCTCCTTGGACCTTCCTGGCTGGGTACCCTGCATGCTGAGGCTGAGGTTGGTGCCTGTCTACGGAGCTCTGTTCCTGACCGCCAACATGTACTTCCCCCTGGCATACGTCCGCACTGAAGAGTTCCTGGAACATCACTTTTTCTTCAG gtTGTTCTACATGACGGTGGTGTTCTTTGTGTTCCGGATGCGGTTCTACGCTGCATGGTGTGGGGCAGAGGCTGGCTGCATCAGCGCAGGACTGGGCTGTTACCCAGAGGGGGCGCTCTCCAAGCCAGGAGGGGGTCCCACTGTCAACTACAG CCCTGACCCTGAAAGTCCGGTTGTGTACGACTTCAAAACCATCCAGAACATTGACCCATACAACACGGACTTCTGTGTGAAGGTCCGACACGGGATgcgctactggaacatgactgtgCAGTGGTGGCTACATCACTACATCTACCCCAACTCCCCCTTCAAGGCTTACGCACTCAA GGCTGGATGGACCATGTTCATCAGTGCCTACTGGCACGGCCTTCACGCTGGCTACTACCTGTCATTCCTCACCATTCCTCTGTGTATTGCGGCTGAGTCGGCCATGGAGGCGTCGGTCAGGGCCAAGCTGGGGCCCCGGGGTCAGAGTGCCTTCGACTGGGTCCACTGGTTCCTCAAGATGAGGGCCTATGACTACATGTGTATGGGCTTCGTCCTGCTGAAGGCCAGCGACACCGTCCACTACTGGACCTCCATCTACTTCATCATCCACATCATCGCCCTGGCCTGCATTCTGTTCGGGAGGCTGatgaagggaggaaagagggagagaaagaagagtgaAAAGGAGGAGAAAATTGAGGGGGAGAAGAAAGAGGTGAAGCAAGAGGAcgtgagagagaagacagagtga